Proteins co-encoded in one uncultured Draconibacterium sp. genomic window:
- a CDS encoding Na/Pi symporter, translating into MNFTSQIILLLGGLALFLHGMNVMTDGLKAAAGSKMKSFLQGMTRNRWTSLVAGTGITAVIQSSSVTTVLAVGFVSAGLISFQSTLGIILGANIGTTITAQIIAFKITKASWIIIAAGFLASFLFQNKLIKNVGTIVLGLGLVFLGMSVMSDATAPLKSYEPFLALMEGLDNYVYGILIGALFTALVQSSSATTGIVIIMASQGLIAIEPAIAIIMGANIGTCVTAILSAIGKPKAAMRVAVSHVLFKVFGVLIWFAFIPQLGHLVEVISPGSESRQVANAHTVFNLANTFLFIWLVTPISKLVVWLVPEKKKKEERAFPELHEFYLEDVSLALDLSQSSIAKLGEKVLEILKAGIPMTLTGNEQELVELRAKDAFIDRGHAEILTFLQNIQSQSISKKQSHILERQIEAVNVLESAADLVTTSLVEAAEHRIEKRFEVSSDTVQRIAVVHNIALDAFYAAVQFYTEDNISTDDSLAKDRFKKELQDVRLYLIDRLSVSDENRIEIYRFESEVLEGIRRIHALARRLRRKAG; encoded by the coding sequence ATGAATTTTACTTCACAAATAATACTTTTATTGGGAGGGCTGGCATTGTTCCTGCATGGGATGAATGTAATGACTGACGGCTTAAAAGCCGCTGCCGGAAGCAAAATGAAGTCTTTTTTACAAGGTATGACACGTAACCGCTGGACTTCGCTGGTAGCAGGAACCGGAATTACTGCAGTTATACAGTCATCGTCGGTTACCACGGTGTTGGCTGTAGGGTTTGTATCGGCAGGATTGATTTCATTTCAAAGCACGCTGGGTATTATTCTGGGGGCCAATATTGGTACTACTATTACTGCGCAGATCATTGCTTTTAAAATTACCAAAGCCTCGTGGATAATAATTGCTGCTGGATTTTTGGCCAGCTTTCTATTTCAAAATAAGCTTATTAAAAATGTTGGCACAATTGTTCTCGGTCTGGGTTTGGTTTTTCTGGGAATGAGCGTGATGAGTGACGCAACAGCTCCATTAAAAAGCTACGAACCCTTTTTAGCTTTAATGGAGGGCCTTGATAATTACGTTTACGGAATACTAATCGGGGCATTATTTACTGCATTGGTGCAAAGTTCTTCTGCAACTACCGGAATTGTAATTATTATGGCTTCGCAGGGATTGATAGCTATTGAACCTGCCATTGCTATTATTATGGGGGCAAATATTGGCACATGTGTTACCGCCATCTTATCGGCAATAGGTAAACCGAAGGCTGCAATGCGAGTAGCCGTTTCGCATGTTCTTTTCAAGGTTTTTGGCGTATTGATTTGGTTTGCTTTTATTCCGCAATTGGGCCACTTGGTGGAAGTTATTTCGCCGGGCAGTGAATCGCGACAAGTAGCTAATGCTCATACCGTTTTTAATCTAGCTAATACTTTCTTATTTATTTGGCTGGTAACGCCAATATCAAAACTGGTGGTTTGGTTGGTTCCCGAGAAGAAAAAGAAAGAGGAAAGAGCATTTCCTGAGTTGCATGAATTTTATTTAGAGGATGTTAGTCTGGCCTTGGATTTATCGCAAAGTTCAATTGCAAAATTGGGCGAGAAAGTACTTGAAATATTAAAAGCAGGAATCCCAATGACTTTGACCGGAAATGAGCAGGAGTTGGTTGAGTTGCGCGCCAAAGATGCATTTATCGATAGGGGACATGCCGAGATTTTAACCTTTCTGCAAAACATACAAAGCCAGTCGATTAGTAAAAAACAAAGCCACATTCTTGAGCGGCAGATAGAAGCTGTAAATGTTTTAGAATCGGCTGCCGATTTGGTTACCACATCGTTAGTAGAAGCTGCTGAGCACCGAATTGAAAAACGATTTGAGGTAAGCAGTGATACGGTGCAACGTATCGCTGTAGTTCATAATATTGCACTTGATGCTTTTTATGCGGCAGTACAATTTTACACCGAAGATAATATTTCGACTGATGATTCGCTTGCCAAAGATCGGTTTAAAAAAGAATTGCAGGACGTTCGTTTATACCTTATTGACAGATTATCAGTAAGCGATGAAAACCGTATTGAAATTTACCGTTTTGAATCGGAAGTCCTGGAAGGAATAAGGCGAATACATGCTTTGGCAAGGCGGTTAAGAAGAAAGGCAGGCTAA
- a CDS encoding sulfatase: MNLHQLLCLSVLALFLYSCSNNSPTPQHPNVVIIFLDDSGYSDFEPFGQTRIETPNVTQLAEEGIMFKNFYVPQALCSASRSALISGCYPGRTKVFSAHGPGDRGLETTFPTIGEVFKNAGYKTALFGKWHCGDQPETRPQSRGFDETCGLMYSNDMWRHHPESPDYWGQWPLQFWKNGEITIEDVDSTDQKMLTKWYTEHAVNFISKHKDEPFLLYVPHAMSHVPLFCSPEFEGITGEGLYADVLTELDWSVGQINQALKDNGIEDNTIVIFSSDNGPWISYGNHAGTTPFREAKGTTFDGGTRSATIIKYPAELKGNLQSTQALMTIDLLPTLCEVANIPLPETEIDGKNVWDIITGKPNATNPHNYYAFTNDREFQAIMSGNGKWKLHLPHNYRTMTAIKGKDGMPGKYDYSARIELSLFDMENDPYETANVIDEHPEIAEELLSYAETHAKKFFSEN; this comes from the coding sequence ATGAACTTACACCAACTTCTTTGCCTGTCTGTATTGGCTCTGTTTCTATACTCGTGTTCCAACAATTCTCCGACACCCCAACATCCCAATGTTGTAATTATTTTTCTCGACGATTCGGGGTATTCCGATTTCGAACCTTTTGGGCAAACCCGCATTGAAACGCCAAACGTAACTCAGCTAGCCGAAGAAGGTATAATGTTTAAAAATTTCTACGTACCTCAGGCTCTTTGTTCTGCTTCGCGCTCGGCACTAATCTCCGGCTGTTATCCGGGGCGAACAAAAGTCTTTAGTGCACACGGACCGGGCGATCGAGGCCTTGAGACTACTTTTCCAACCATCGGCGAAGTTTTTAAAAATGCCGGGTATAAAACAGCACTTTTTGGAAAATGGCACTGTGGCGATCAGCCGGAAACACGTCCACAAAGCCGCGGTTTTGATGAAACATGCGGTCTGATGTATTCCAACGACATGTGGAGACATCATCCTGAAAGCCCGGATTACTGGGGACAGTGGCCACTGCAATTTTGGAAAAACGGAGAAATAACCATTGAAGATGTGGATTCAACCGATCAAAAAATGTTGACAAAATGGTACACGGAACATGCCGTTAATTTTATTTCAAAACACAAAGATGAACCGTTTTTACTGTATGTTCCACACGCTATGTCGCATGTTCCGCTGTTTTGCAGCCCCGAGTTTGAAGGAATAACTGGCGAAGGATTATATGCTGATGTTTTAACGGAATTGGATTGGTCGGTTGGACAAATAAACCAGGCGTTAAAAGACAACGGAATTGAGGACAATACCATTGTAATTTTTTCATCGGATAACGGCCCGTGGATTTCCTATGGTAACCACGCCGGTACAACTCCATTTCGGGAAGCAAAAGGTACTACATTTGATGGTGGAACCCGATCAGCGACCATTATTAAATATCCGGCTGAGTTAAAAGGTAACCTGCAGTCGACGCAGGCTTTAATGACCATCGATTTGCTGCCAACACTTTGTGAAGTGGCAAATATTCCGCTCCCTGAAACAGAAATAGACGGCAAAAACGTTTGGGACATCATTACAGGAAAACCGAATGCTACAAACCCGCACAACTATTATGCATTTACCAACGACAGGGAATTTCAGGCAATAATGTCAGGCAACGGAAAATGGAAATTACATCTCCCACATAATTACCGTACAATGACAGCTATTAAAGGAAAAGACGGCATGCCCGGCAAATACGATTATTCGGCCCGAATAGAGCTTTCGCTGTTTGATATGGAGAACGATCCGTACGAAACGGCCAACGTAATTGATGAGCATCCTGAAATTGCCGAAGAATTATTAAGCTATGCTGAAACACATGCGAAAAAGTTTTTTAGCGAGAATTAA
- a CDS encoding FKBP-type peptidyl-prolyl cis-trans isomerase: MLEIGKYKMVKLTYDLRIDNEQGELVEQATTEQPLEFLYGAGMMLPKFESELIGLKQDDPFTIKIESTEAYGAVNNEAVVELPKNVFLVNGEFDAELIKVGNTVPMMSSNGQRLNGLVLDVNDETIKMDFNHPLAGEDLFFAGKVVDVREASDEEVAQILSGGGGCGCGSGDGGCNDGSCGTESGGGCGCGC, encoded by the coding sequence ATGTTAGAGATTGGAAAATATAAAATGGTGAAGTTGACGTACGATCTTCGTATCGACAACGAGCAGGGAGAATTGGTTGAACAGGCAACAACTGAACAACCTTTGGAGTTCCTATACGGAGCAGGAATGATGCTACCAAAGTTCGAATCTGAATTGATCGGATTGAAACAAGACGATCCTTTTACGATTAAAATTGAAAGTACTGAGGCATACGGTGCAGTAAACAACGAAGCAGTTGTTGAGCTACCTAAAAATGTGTTTCTGGTGAATGGTGAATTCGACGCAGAATTGATTAAAGTTGGAAATACTGTTCCAATGATGAGCAGCAATGGTCAGCGTTTAAATGGTTTGGTTTTAGACGTAAATGACGAAACCATAAAAATGGACTTTAACCATCCACTGGCCGGCGAAGACTTGTTTTTTGCAGGCAAAGTGGTTGATGTTCGCGAGGCGTCAGACGAAGAAGTTGCGCAGATCCTTTCAGGTGGCGGCGGCTGTGGTTGTGGAAGCGGCGATGGTGGTTGCAACGATGGTTCTTGCGGAACAGAAAGCGGTGGCGGCTGTGGTTGTGGCTGCTAA
- a CDS encoding pseudouridine synthase: MNIPVLYQDESIIVVEKPIELPVHKNDFMPNDAPYLTKLIGDETGKWIYNVHRLDSKTSGVMVLAFSSEMANVLTKQFEQKEVQKTYYAIVQGNPGEGTFDSKVLVKKKSKFKKPAVTHYKTLRTVQTKLVSKDKTDIELSLLEINPETGRWHQLRQHFAKNRFDIIGDTHHGDFTLNKIILADTDIRRLFLHAGKLEFKHPATAEQVSFESAIPDEFDRLLNFY; encoded by the coding sequence ATGAATATTCCAGTACTATATCAAGACGAATCGATAATTGTTGTTGAAAAACCAATAGAGCTTCCGGTTCATAAAAATGATTTTATGCCCAACGATGCACCGTATTTAACCAAATTGATTGGTGATGAAACGGGGAAGTGGATTTATAATGTACATCGCTTAGATTCGAAAACATCGGGAGTGATGGTTTTAGCATTTTCATCAGAAATGGCTAATGTTTTAACCAAACAGTTTGAGCAAAAGGAAGTGCAGAAAACCTATTATGCTATTGTGCAGGGAAATCCGGGAGAGGGGACTTTCGATTCAAAAGTGTTGGTGAAAAAGAAATCGAAGTTTAAAAAGCCGGCTGTAACACATTATAAAACGCTACGCACCGTTCAAACTAAATTGGTTTCGAAAGATAAAACTGACATTGAATTGAGTTTGCTGGAGATTAATCCGGAAACAGGACGCTGGCACCAGTTGCGTCAACATTTTGCTAAAAACAGGTTTGATATTATTGGCGATACACACCACGGAGATTTTACCTTGAATAAAATTATCTTGGCAGATACTGATATTCGTCGGCTATTTCTGCACGCCGGAAAACTGGAATTTAAACATCCTGCAACAGCAGAACAGGTTTCTTTTGAATCTGCTATTCCTGACGAATTTGATCGGTTGCTAAACTTTTATTAG
- a CDS encoding response regulator transcription factor — MCYIAILENYSLFCSGIKAALEKSGECEVLFEAKSTNDFINKMKTNKPDVIIFDIIHCLDEGISTIKKIRRKTSKTPILLILSTDYSDFFEEYISLGVNGFVFNDAGREKLIKAIKTLMNGDDHFRPRVWQLLKKYLRTKKNSASFEDKRMLSNREITILKLLCKGYTYKEIGVKLNISPRTVETHKKNIQTKINARSTAEMIEFAYQNKLH, encoded by the coding sequence ATGTGCTACATTGCCATATTGGAAAACTATTCGCTTTTTTGTTCTGGAATAAAAGCGGCTTTGGAAAAATCGGGAGAGTGTGAGGTTTTGTTTGAAGCAAAATCTACCAATGATTTTATAAACAAAATGAAGACGAATAAACCTGATGTAATTATTTTTGATATTATCCATTGTTTAGACGAGGGGATAAGTACAATAAAAAAAATCAGAAGAAAAACATCGAAAACCCCTATATTATTGATCTTAAGCACTGATTATTCCGACTTTTTCGAGGAATACATAAGTTTGGGTGTAAATGGCTTTGTTTTTAACGACGCGGGAAGAGAGAAATTGATAAAAGCGATTAAGACCTTAATGAATGGTGACGACCATTTCCGTCCGCGTGTATGGCAGTTATTGAAGAAATATTTACGGACCAAGAAAAACTCTGCATCTTTTGAAGATAAAAGAATGCTCTCCAATAGAGAAATAACCATCCTGAAATTGTTATGTAAGGGGTATACCTATAAAGAGATTGGAGTGAAATTAAACATTAGCCCACGTACAGTAGAAACACATAAAAAAAACATCCAAACAAAAATAAATGCTCGGTCTACTGCTGAGATGATCGAATTTGCCTACCAAAATAAACTGCATTAA
- the lgt gene encoding prolipoprotein diacylglyceryl transferase, with protein sequence MMNMISLLNFIHWNVNPEIFSLGPLSIRWYGLLFASGFLIGYYIGEKMLKSENVDQKWIDSLFFYIIIATVVGARLGHVFFYGWDYYSQHPGEIIKVWHGGLASHGGALGILIAMYLHSKWVTKRTMLWTLDRIVVPTALVAAFIRTGNLMNSEIYGIQTALPWGIIFERNGETVAKHPTQIYEALSYLISFGVLMYLYWKTSAKNRPGLLLGAFFVLIFSARFFIEFIKEDQELFEAGMTLNMGQWLSVPFVIIGALLVYRAIKKPEVVFKNSKN encoded by the coding sequence ATGATGAATATGATCAGTTTACTGAACTTCATTCACTGGAATGTTAATCCTGAAATTTTTAGTCTTGGGCCATTGTCGATACGCTGGTATGGTTTATTGTTTGCCTCAGGTTTTTTAATTGGCTATTATATTGGCGAAAAAATGCTAAAGTCGGAAAATGTAGATCAGAAATGGATCGACAGTCTGTTCTTCTACATTATTATCGCAACTGTTGTTGGTGCACGACTTGGCCACGTTTTCTTCTACGGATGGGATTATTACTCGCAACATCCTGGCGAAATTATAAAGGTATGGCACGGAGGACTGGCCAGTCATGGTGGGGCACTTGGTATTTTAATTGCTATGTACCTGCATTCAAAATGGGTAACCAAGCGAACTATGCTTTGGACATTAGATCGTATTGTAGTTCCAACGGCTTTGGTTGCCGCATTTATTCGCACCGGAAACCTTATGAACTCTGAAATTTACGGAATTCAGACGGCATTGCCATGGGGGATAATTTTTGAAAGAAACGGAGAGACTGTAGCTAAACATCCTACGCAGATTTACGAAGCATTATCGTACCTTATTTCGTTTGGAGTGCTAATGTATTTATATTGGAAAACAAGTGCCAAAAACCGACCAGGTTTATTGCTTGGTGCATTTTTCGTTCTCATCTTTTCTGCTCGTTTCTTTATCGAGTTTATTAAAGAAGATCAGGAACTGTTTGAAGCCGGTATGACGTTGAACATGGGGCAGTGGTTAAGTGTTCCATTTGTAATAATTGGCGCGCTATTGGTTTACAGGGCAATAAAGAAACCCGAAGTGGTTTTTAAGAATAGTAAAAATTAA
- a CDS encoding methionine-R-sulfoxide reductase, whose product MKTIILIFILSLSFGSYAQNVKQEKEAKKMGYNKLNEFERYVILEKGTERPFTGKYTDYKENGTYVCKQCGAALYKSTDKFNSHCGWPSFDDEIDGAVIRTLDADGRRTEITCANCGGHLGHVFFGEGFTDKNTRHCVNSVSLDFIPVNNDTKKGKQ is encoded by the coding sequence ATGAAAACGATAATATTAATATTTATACTGAGTTTAAGTTTTGGAAGCTATGCCCAGAACGTAAAACAAGAAAAAGAAGCTAAAAAAATGGGATACAACAAATTGAATGAATTTGAGCGATACGTAATTTTAGAAAAAGGAACAGAACGCCCGTTTACCGGGAAATACACTGATTACAAAGAGAATGGAACTTATGTATGTAAACAGTGTGGCGCTGCCCTGTATAAATCGACGGACAAATTTAATTCTCACTGTGGTTGGCCAAGTTTTGATGATGAGATTGATGGTGCCGTAATCCGAACGCTGGATGCCGATGGAAGACGAACCGAAATTACCTGTGCCAACTGTGGAGGTCACCTGGGGCATGTATTTTTTGGCGAAGGTTTTACTGATAAAAATACCAGGCATTGTGTAAATTCTGTTTCGCTTGATTTTATTCCGGTAAATAATGACACAAAAAAAGGAAAACAGTAA
- the aroC gene encoding chorismate synthase, with product MNTFGKIFRLTSFGESHGRGIGGIIDGCPAGVELDIELIQKDLARRKPGQSKITTQRKEPDQVEFLSGVFEGKTQGTPIAFAIWNKDQHSNDYNDLKNVYRPSHADFTYIKKYGTRDHRGGGRSSARETIARVVAGAIAKQILAKAGVSIQAFVSQVGEIKLQKDYKELDLSATENNIVRCPDQEVADQMIARIEKAGREHDTVGGVITGVATGVPAGWGEPVFNKLHADMGFAMLGINAVKGFEYGSGFDGTKLSGSEHNDIFIKTDEGIRTKTNNSGGIQGGISNGEDIYFNVAFKPIATLLKEQQTLDKDEQSIKINPKGRHDPCVLPRAVPIVEAMAALVLVDHFLLNKLNTI from the coding sequence ATGAACACTTTTGGAAAGATATTTCGCTTAACCTCATTTGGCGAATCTCATGGACGAGGAATTGGAGGTATTATCGATGGTTGTCCGGCAGGGGTTGAGCTTGATATAGAATTAATTCAAAAAGACCTGGCCCGAAGAAAACCAGGACAGTCGAAAATTACAACACAACGTAAAGAACCGGATCAGGTAGAGTTTCTTTCCGGGGTATTTGAAGGAAAAACTCAGGGCACTCCAATTGCATTTGCGATTTGGAACAAAGACCAGCACTCAAACGATTACAACGATCTTAAAAATGTATACCGTCCGTCGCACGCCGATTTTACTTACATTAAAAAATACGGTACACGCGATCATCGCGGAGGTGGTAGATCATCAGCACGCGAAACCATTGCGCGCGTGGTTGCCGGAGCAATTGCCAAACAAATACTGGCAAAAGCCGGTGTTTCTATTCAGGCTTTTGTGTCGCAGGTTGGTGAAATCAAATTGCAGAAAGATTACAAAGAATTAGACCTTTCGGCTACCGAGAATAATATTGTACGTTGTCCCGATCAGGAAGTTGCAGACCAAATGATCGCGCGAATTGAAAAAGCCGGACGCGAACACGATACCGTTGGTGGTGTTATTACCGGTGTTGCTACCGGTGTGCCTGCCGGATGGGGAGAACCTGTTTTTAATAAATTGCATGCCGACATGGGCTTTGCAATGCTTGGAATTAATGCTGTAAAGGGATTCGAATATGGTTCTGGTTTCGATGGAACAAAACTTAGTGGTTCCGAACACAACGATATTTTTATAAAAACAGACGAAGGCATTCGTACAAAAACAAATAACTCAGGTGGTATCCAGGGGGGGATCTCCAATGGCGAAGACATTTATTTCAATGTTGCATTTAAGCCCATCGCTACCTTGTTAAAAGAACAACAGACACTCGATAAGGATGAGCAAAGTATAAAAATTAATCCAAAAGGAAGACACGATCCCTGTGTACTTCCACGTGCTGTGCCCATCGTTGAGGCAATGGCTGCATTAGTTTTAGTTGACCACTTTCTACTAAATAAACTTAACACGATTTAA
- a CDS encoding DUF4252 domain-containing protein, translating into MKRIALILSVALFLMTSCVYESGVSEAYSKYRFKDGVTTVTVPGWVIHLAAGIGDLEDSERDLLKSIDGVKVIAVEDDDMNARIDLHEEFYKKISEKKDYEQLLVVREEDQNVTIFGRMNESLIKEMVILVGGDDNALIYVKGKISPEILNNQIDISNPDRFLSFKH; encoded by the coding sequence ATGAAACGTATAGCTTTAATTTTATCGGTAGCTCTTTTTTTAATGACCTCGTGTGTTTACGAATCAGGAGTATCAGAAGCCTATTCCAAATACCGTTTTAAAGATGGTGTAACTACGGTTACTGTACCGGGCTGGGTAATTCATTTGGCAGCCGGAATTGGCGATTTAGAAGATAGCGAACGGGATTTATTGAAAAGTATTGATGGCGTTAAAGTAATTGCCGTTGAAGATGATGATATGAATGCCCGAATTGATTTGCACGAAGAGTTTTACAAAAAAATAAGCGAGAAAAAAGATTATGAGCAACTTTTGGTTGTTCGCGAGGAAGACCAGAATGTTACCATTTTTGGACGTATGAACGAATCGCTTATTAAGGAAATGGTAATTCTGGTTGGTGGCGACGATAATGCCCTGATATACGTTAAAGGCAAAATCAGTCCTGAAATTCTTAATAATCAAATTGATATATCGAATCCTGATCGTTTTTTAAGCTTTAAACATTAA
- a CDS encoding DUF134 domain-containing protein, with protein sequence MPRRKRNRRIQVPPVIKGMSVYGVRGRKTNEVILHLEEYEAIRLLDYQNLTQEEAAVYMDVSRPTLTRIYEEARNKVATAFVEGRDLIFRGGDVYFEKNWFKCSSCKASFSDYSESNEKCPVCNSEDLVSLNDFYMDK encoded by the coding sequence ATGCCAAGAAGAAAAAGAAACAGAAGGATCCAGGTACCCCCGGTAATTAAAGGTATGTCGGTTTATGGTGTGCGCGGACGTAAAACCAATGAAGTTATTTTACACCTCGAAGAATACGAGGCAATCCGTTTGCTGGATTATCAAAATCTTACGCAAGAAGAAGCTGCCGTTTATATGGATGTTTCGCGCCCAACATTAACCCGTATTTACGAAGAAGCCCGAAATAAAGTGGCAACTGCGTTTGTGGAGGGAAGAGACCTTATTTTCAGAGGAGGTGATGTTTATTTTGAAAAGAACTGGTTCAAATGCAGTAGTTGCAAAGCCAGTTTTAGCGATTACTCTGAGAGTAATGAAAAATGTCCGGTTTGTAACTCCGAAGACCTCGTGTCTTTAAACGATTTCTACATGGATAAATAG
- a CDS encoding PepSY-associated TM helix domain-containing protein produces the protein MKIRKLLRILHRDFGYFIVAMTIVYAVSGIYLNHRHDFNPDYKILITDFAHDLQPQQSYTDDEIQQIVKSVQPDVVYKKHYVDNDGDIKVFIANGEVIIYPGSGEGRMRYLERRPLVFSMNKLHRATLGTVWKWVSDTMAVILLFVAVSGLFILKGKRGFQRWGWWLTVAGFIVPLIFVILYL, from the coding sequence ATGAAAATTCGGAAACTTCTGCGCATTTTACATCGCGATTTTGGATACTTTATTGTTGCAATGACAATCGTTTATGCAGTATCGGGGATTTATCTGAATCATCGTCACGATTTCAATCCTGATTATAAAATACTAATCACAGATTTTGCACACGATTTGCAGCCTCAACAATCATATACCGATGATGAAATTCAGCAAATTGTGAAATCCGTTCAGCCCGATGTGGTGTATAAAAAACATTACGTCGACAATGATGGCGATATTAAGGTATTTATCGCCAACGGAGAGGTGATAATCTATCCTGGCTCAGGAGAAGGAAGGATGCGTTACCTGGAGCGTAGGCCATTGGTTTTTAGTATGAACAAACTTCACCGCGCAACGCTGGGAACCGTTTGGAAATGGGTGAGTGATACAATGGCTGTTATTCTATTATTTGTGGCTGTATCGGGTCTGTTTATTTTGAAAGGAAAAAGAGGTTTTCAACGATGGGGCTGGTGGTTAACTGTTGCCGGTTTTATAGTTCCTTTAATCTTTGTAATTTTATATCTTTAG